The Papaver somniferum cultivar HN1 chromosome 3, ASM357369v1, whole genome shotgun sequence genome includes a region encoding these proteins:
- the LOC113358885 gene encoding uncharacterized protein LOC113358885, with protein MVRRKSTNRLPGTGPPLGHLANLPGEIVEEVETQPKRIIEGQKCSKSKQPLPEELRTPTPRGDIHLDARKRGTRYVKHERGSLPGVVIQDGVNRDNVDDIIQRVNKEIVEEIGIEEHNQVGEDEPAQGEGNEGGDYNVIEQVNEEIVEEIGTQEHNQGGEDEPAQGDGNGGGDDEDGDDEEEGDKNGDKDDDESEEDLDEEEQEEIVDHQNAVRVLKRQKNKVWKIENECDEVRLAVFNCVLWNGIQHAHQKFDVVTVSAFAERIASDDEVEDADVIHFSAVAGYNGPLFYPGGFGEVEDTYDEPNAADDGYLEWYEHISHPRVINNVQQARANKAKVTTMEKEAKKATPKCGDEALTLWNSAVKAGAKLLKKMMAKIRSGELMDTRQQTDLYNQWTNVFNPDLVDTSQVDPSQTMPSKRSQREGEGSSRMVQQQSSGDDTPSDEGRPIAPKRKSRKVSRSGRDK; from the exons ATGGTTCGTCGTAAGAGTACCAATCGATTAccaggaacaggtcccccattaggGCATCTAGCAAATCTCCCgggtgaaattgttgaagaagttgAAACGCAACCTAAACGCatcatcga AGGTCAAAAATGTTCAAAATCAAAGCAACCTTTACCGGAAGAgctgagaactcccacgcctcgagGCGATATACATTTAGATGCTCGTAAACGTGGAACCAGATATGTTAAGCATGAACGTGGGTCATTACcaggtgttgtcatccaagatggtgtcaatagagataatgtcgACGACATAATCCAACGAGTAAATAAAGAGATTGTGGAAGAAATTGGCATTGAAGAACACAATCAAGTTGGAGAAGATGAACCAGCTCAGGGAGAAGGAAATGAGGGTGGCGATTACAACGTAATCGAACAAGTAAATGaagagattgtggaagagatTGGCACTCAAGAACACaatcaaggtggagaagatgaaccAGCTCAAGGAGATGGAAATGGGGGTGGCGATgatgaggatggtgatgatgaggaagaaGGAGACAAGaatggagataaggatgatgatgaatcagaggAGGACTTGGATGAAGAGGAGCAAGAGGAAATAGTG gatcATCAAAATGCtgttcgtgttttgaaacgtcaGAAGAACAAGGTTTGGAAAATAgaaaatgagtgtgatgaggtccgcTTGGCGGTATTTAATTGTGTGCTATGGAACGGGATACAACATGcacaccaaaaatttgatgttgtcacTGTTTCTGCATTTGCTGAGAG AATTGCATCAGATGATGAGGTGGAGGATGCTGATGTTATTCATTTCTCAGCTGTTGCGGGTTATAATGGAccgttgttttatcctgggggtT TCGGAGAGGTAGAAGATACGTATGATGAGCCAAATGCCGCTGACGATGGTTATTTGGAATGGTATGAACATATAtctcatcctcgtgtaataaacAATGTCCAACAGGCCCGTGCCAATAAAGCAAAGGTGACGACAATGGAGAAAGAGGCTAAGAAGGCTACCCCTAAATGTGGTGATGAGGCCTTGACCTTGTGGAATTCTGCG GTGAAGGCAGGTGCTAagttgttgaagaaaatgatggcAAAAATCCGGAGTGGAGAGCTGATGGACACTCGACAACAAACAGACCTCTACAACCAATGGACTAATGTTTTTAATCCTGACCTTGTCGATACAAGCCAGGTTGATCCAAGCCAGACCATGCCGTCGAAGAGGAGTCAAAGAGaaggggaaggttcaagtcggatggttcaacaacaaagcagtggagatgACACTCCTAGTGATGAAGGAAGACCTATAGCTCCTAAACGCAAAAGTAGAAAAGTTTCACGAAGTGGTCGTGATAAATGA